TCATAAAAAGAGTTTTAGTTAAGTGTATATGCCGCATCTATAAGTATCCTCCCCGAAGCAAAGTATTCATTATTACAAAATACCTCTTTATTTTACCATGTTTCCTACAATAAACTTACTGTATTTGTATAAAAACTTAAGTATTTTGCCATCAGTTATATACTAAGCTGCAATTAACTCTCTTAAGGATACTTTGTCAATACCATTTCATTAAAGACTGTTTTTGCCTGGTTTTACTTCTATGTTTTTATCTCCATGCTTAAGCCATACTGAATATGCTGAATTATTCAGGCAGATAGTTTCTTCAACGTTAAATGTAAGATTTCTTACGGCTGAAAGATAGCCTTCAATTTCTAGATTAGTTGCATACCAAACATCACTCTGAAAGGCTATTTTTTTACAAAACGCTTCTATTATATGCCAGTTTTGGTCCTTTTCAAATTCAAAACTATGTCCCCATATATAAAATAATGGGCACTTCATGTAATCAGGTGGATTAAGAAATATTTCTGCCTTTTCAAGAATGTTGTCATTATGATGACACGTTGGTCTCCAACGCATAAAGTCTCCTGGGATAGCAAATGATTGGGTTGACTCCACTGTTCTTGCATAGCGTATACCTAAACTTTGCAATCTTTGAACTATTTCATCAGAATATTCACCAAAAGCATACGACATCCCTAGTACAAGCTCCCCCGACAGTTGTTCGAGGCTTATACGGTCATCCCATATTTCTTTGATAAACTGAGTATTTGAAATGTGTCTTAAATACTTATGACTGACACCATGACAAGAAACTTCGTGCCCGCTATAAAGCTTTCTTAATTCTTCACCTGTCACGAAA
This genomic window from Cellulosilyticum sp. I15G10I2 contains:
- a CDS encoding polysaccharide deacetylase family protein, whose protein sequence is MKIEFLYPQGKTKALTFSYDDGQIFDRKLVEIFNYFGVKGTFHLNSGLLNQDGFVTGEELRKLYSGHEVSCHGVSHKYLRHISNTQFIKEIWDDRISLEQLSGELVLGMSYAFGEYSDEIVQRLQSLGIRYARTVESTQSFAIPGDFMRWRPTCHHNDNILEKAEIFLNPPDYMKCPLFYIWGHSFEFEKDQNWHIIEAFCKKIAFQSDVWYATNLEIEGYLSAVRNLTFNVEETICLNNSAYSVWLKHGDKNIEVKPGKNSL